A region of Rhizorhabdus wittichii RW1 DNA encodes the following proteins:
- a CDS encoding Hydantoinase/oxoprolinase (PFAM: Hydantoinase/oxoprolinase; Hydantoinaseoxoprolinase domain protein): MGEKLRLGIDVGGTNTDAVLMAGQEVVATAKQFTTADVRDGVIASVASILDQSGVDRASIKAVMIGTTQFVNAFVQRRDLAPVAAIRVALPMGDGIPPFSGWPDDAVESVGGHRYMIGGGSYFNGTEYRPLDEDALRAAALDARAKGIDCFAISANFSPIRPDIEARAAAIVAACVPGAMITLSSEIGGPGLLDRENGAIINASLGPLAKRVVASLQQAIHDLRIDAPIFLSQNDGTLISTDVAARLPIMTCSAGPTNSIRGAAFLTGIKEAVVVDIGGTTADIGFLREGFARETTLPNYLGGVRTNFRMPDLLSIGVGGGSLVRPDGRVGPRSVGFRLQQEGMVFGGDTLTATDIAVRAGHVRLGDPQAVAGLDAALVEAALDDMHLQIEDGIDQVKVSPEPLPLILVGGGSILLSRPLKGTSETLRPAHAAVANAVGAAIALVSGQVNKLYDFRTHGRDAALAQAREEATNAAVAAGAARDEVEVIDIRELPMSHMRSGMVQVRVRAVGPLVGHA, translated from the coding sequence ATGGGTGAAAAGCTTCGTTTGGGCATCGACGTGGGGGGGACCAACACCGACGCCGTGCTGATGGCCGGCCAGGAGGTCGTCGCCACCGCTAAGCAGTTCACCACCGCCGACGTCCGCGACGGCGTGATCGCGTCGGTCGCCAGCATCCTCGACCAGTCGGGGGTCGACCGCGCGAGCATCAAGGCGGTGATGATCGGCACGACCCAGTTCGTGAACGCCTTCGTCCAGCGCCGCGACCTCGCGCCGGTCGCCGCGATCCGCGTCGCGCTGCCGATGGGGGACGGCATCCCGCCCTTCTCCGGCTGGCCGGACGACGCGGTGGAGAGCGTCGGCGGGCATCGGTACATGATCGGCGGCGGTTCCTATTTCAACGGCACCGAATATCGCCCGCTCGACGAGGATGCGCTGCGCGCCGCGGCGCTCGACGCCCGCGCAAAGGGCATCGACTGCTTCGCCATATCCGCCAATTTCTCGCCGATCCGCCCCGATATCGAGGCGCGCGCCGCCGCGATCGTCGCGGCCTGCGTGCCCGGGGCGATGATCACGCTGTCGTCGGAGATCGGCGGCCCCGGCCTGCTCGACCGCGAGAATGGCGCGATCATCAACGCCTCGCTGGGGCCGCTGGCCAAGCGGGTGGTCGCCTCGCTCCAGCAGGCGATCCACGACCTGCGGATCGACGCGCCGATCTTCCTGAGCCAGAATGACGGCACGCTGATCAGCACCGACGTCGCCGCGCGGCTGCCGATCATGACCTGCTCGGCCGGGCCGACCAACAGCATTCGCGGCGCGGCCTTCCTGACCGGGATCAAGGAAGCGGTGGTGGTCGACATCGGCGGCACCACGGCGGACATCGGCTTCCTGCGCGAGGGCTTCGCGCGCGAGACGACGCTGCCCAACTATCTGGGCGGGGTACGCACCAATTTCCGCATGCCGGACCTGCTGTCGATCGGCGTCGGCGGGGGAAGCCTGGTTCGTCCGGACGGCCGGGTCGGCCCCCGGTCGGTCGGCTTCCGCCTGCAGCAGGAGGGGATGGTGTTCGGCGGCGACACGCTGACCGCGACCGACATCGCGGTGCGCGCGGGTCATGTCCGGCTGGGCGATCCCCAGGCGGTGGCGGGGCTCGATGCCGCGCTGGTCGAGGCGGCGCTCGACGACATGCACCTCCAGATCGAGGACGGGATCGACCAGGTGAAGGTCAGCCCCGAGCCGCTGCCGCTGATCCTGGTCGGCGGCGGCAGCATCCTGCTGTCGAGGCCGCTCAAGGGCACGTCGGAGACGCTGCGCCCCGCGCATGCGGCGGTCGCCAACGCGGTCGGCGCCGCGATCGCGCTGGTCAGCGGGCAGGTCAACAAGCTCTACGACTTCCGCACCCACGGCCGCGACGCCGCGCTGGCGCAGGCCAGGGAGGAGGCGACCAACGCCGCCGTCGCCGCGGGCGCGGCCCGCGACGAGGTGGAAGTGATCGACATCCGCGAGCTGCCCATGTCGCACATGCGATCCGGCATGGTGCAGGTGCGGGTGCGCGCCGTCGGCCCGCTGGTCGGCCACGCCTGA